From the genome of Rhizobium binae, one region includes:
- a CDS encoding M20 aminoacylase family protein gives MPILNRAAELQDEVAEWRRHIHARPELLFAVENTAAFVAEKLKEFGVDEIVTGIGRTGVVGLIKGKGEGRRTIGLRADMDALPLTEITGKPWASKTPGKMHACGHDGHTAMLLGAAKYLAETRNFNGNIAVIFQPAEEGGGGGNLMVKDGMMERFEIEEVYGMHNLPGLPVGQFATRKGAIMAATDEFTVTIKGRGGHAAQPHRTIDPIAIGAQIVTNLQMIASRTADPISSVVVSVTKFNAGFAHNVIPNDATFAGTVRTLDDGMRTLAETRFRQIVEGVAAAHGAEAEISFHRNYPVTVNHPDETEHAVAIAGAIAGEANVNAEIDPMMGGEDFSYMLNARPGAFIFIGNGDSAGLHNPAYDFNDEAIAHGISYWVRLAEQRLGL, from the coding sequence ATGCCGATTTTGAATAGAGCCGCCGAATTGCAGGATGAAGTCGCCGAATGGCGCCGCCACATTCATGCCCGGCCCGAGCTCCTCTTCGCGGTCGAAAACACGGCCGCCTTCGTCGCCGAAAAGCTCAAGGAATTCGGTGTCGACGAGATCGTCACCGGTATCGGCCGCACTGGCGTCGTCGGGCTGATCAAAGGCAAGGGCGAGGGCCGCCGCACCATCGGCCTGCGCGCCGACATGGACGCCCTGCCGCTGACCGAGATCACGGGAAAACCCTGGGCCTCGAAGACGCCCGGCAAGATGCATGCCTGCGGCCATGACGGCCATACCGCCATGCTGCTCGGCGCCGCGAAATATCTGGCCGAGACCCGCAATTTCAACGGCAATATCGCCGTCATCTTCCAGCCCGCCGAAGAAGGCGGCGGCGGCGGCAATCTGATGGTCAAGGACGGCATGATGGAGCGCTTCGAGATCGAAGAGGTCTATGGCATGCACAATCTGCCGGGCCTGCCCGTCGGCCAGTTCGCCACCCGCAAGGGCGCGATCATGGCGGCAACCGACGAATTCACCGTCACCATCAAGGGCCGCGGCGGCCACGCCGCCCAACCGCACCGGACGATCGATCCGATCGCCATCGGCGCGCAGATCGTCACCAACCTGCAGATGATTGCTTCGCGCACCGCTGATCCGATCAGCTCGGTCGTCGTCTCGGTGACCAAATTCAATGCCGGTTTCGCCCATAACGTCATTCCGAACGATGCGACCTTCGCAGGCACGGTCCGCACGTTGGACGACGGGATGCGCACACTTGCCGAAACGCGCTTCCGGCAGATCGTCGAGGGCGTGGCTGCTGCCCACGGCGCCGAAGCCGAGATCAGCTTCCACCGCAACTATCCCGTCACCGTCAACCATCCTGATGAGACCGAGCACGCTGTCGCCATCGCCGGCGCCATTGCCGGCGAGGCAAACGTGAACGCCGAAATCGATCCGATGATGGGAGGCGAGGATTTTTCCTACATGCTGAACGCCCGCCCCGGTGCCTTCATCTTCATCGGCAACGGCGACAGCGCCGGCCTGCACAACCCGGCCTACGACTTCAACGACGAAGCCATCGCCCACGGCATCTCCTATTGGGTCCGCCTTGCCGAACAGCGCCTGGGTCTCTAA
- a CDS encoding DUF982 domain-containing protein: MQTIWKKPVTIALEGPDQWVVIQTTQAATWALIEDWPTDEGPALDRACAVCADVISGKRSREEARQAFIEAAIEAGIPIKV; the protein is encoded by the coding sequence ATGCAGACCATCTGGAAGAAGCCGGTGACGATCGCCCTTGAAGGTCCGGATCAATGGGTGGTGATACAAACCACGCAGGCTGCGACATGGGCGTTGATCGAAGACTGGCCGACAGACGAGGGCCCCGCCCTGGATCGGGCTTGTGCCGTATGCGCCGATGTCATCTCCGGAAAGCGAAGCCGGGAGGAGGCGCGACAGGCTTTCATCGAGGCTGCAATCGAGGCCGGAATTCCGATCAAGGTGTGA
- a CDS encoding DUF2937 family protein, which translates to MGSIARIIAIAAGLAGGTVFSQAPEFARQYRQRIGGAIDELRVIVEDFNRQAAEHHLDRQQALNTYAQSSDDFLRDRGVSMQSTITRYETLQSQQLKLGTAAPVAKPFVLIGEPDDVVFANTWRDFVPGVPVSFAGLVWGAIGFVGAWVVAALLGFGVRRVVRGRRASPQVR; encoded by the coding sequence ATGGGATCGATTGCAAGGATCATCGCCATCGCCGCCGGGCTTGCGGGCGGCACGGTGTTTTCGCAGGCGCCGGAATTTGCCCGGCAATATCGCCAGCGAATCGGCGGAGCAATCGACGAGCTGCGCGTCATCGTCGAGGATTTCAACAGACAGGCGGCCGAGCACCATCTCGATCGCCAGCAGGCGTTGAACACCTATGCGCAATCTTCCGACGATTTCCTGCGCGATCGCGGCGTCTCGATGCAAAGCACGATCACACGCTACGAGACGCTGCAGTCGCAGCAGCTGAAACTCGGCACCGCTGCCCCCGTCGCCAAGCCGTTCGTGCTCATCGGGGAGCCGGATGATGTTGTTTTCGCCAATACCTGGCGGGATTTCGTGCCCGGCGTACCGGTCAGCTTCGCAGGCCTTGTATGGGGCGCGATCGGTTTTGTCGGCGCTTGGGTCGTTGCGGCGCTGCTCGGGTTTGGCGTGCGGCGGGTTGTGCGCGGCCGGCGAGCCTCTCCCCAGGTGCGATGA
- a CDS encoding BON domain-containing protein — protein MVFKEQTFHGLEPEMEAEIANRASVEAAVANALAIAGGIDASDVEVTMERDQIVLSGTVGTVGEIERATAVAKAVEGVQSVQNQILLGGFSVDGTH, from the coding sequence ATGGTTTTCAAGGAGCAGACATTTCACGGGCTCGAGCCTGAAATGGAAGCGGAAATCGCCAATCGTGCGTCGGTCGAGGCGGCCGTCGCCAATGCACTGGCGATTGCCGGCGGCATCGATGCCTCCGATGTCGAGGTGACGATGGAAAGGGACCAGATCGTGCTCAGCGGCACGGTCGGCACAGTCGGTGAGATCGAACGGGCGACTGCAGTCGCCAAGGCGGTCGAGGGCGTGCAGAGCGTTCAGAACCAGATCCTCCTCGGTGGATTCTCCGTGGACGGCACGCATTAA
- the dxr gene encoding 1-deoxy-D-xylulose-5-phosphate reductoisomerase, with protein MTTGKTAPRRLSIFGSTGSIGRNTLNVVEHLGGRDNFEISVLTGNGNVELLARQAKAWGARLAVTASDRHYESLKSALFGSGIAVASGKSGLMEAADREADWVMAAIVGTAGLAPTLAAARRGADIALANKECLVSAGDLFIKSIREGGGRLLPVDSEHNAIFQVLEENQRHAVERVILTASGGPFRTASLKEMADVTVETARAHPNWSMGLKISIDSASMFNKALEMIEARHLFGLTPEQIEVILHPQSIVHSMVGYTDGSVLAQLGAPDMRTAIGYALSFPRRPNLPIERLDFARLARLDFEAPDEVRFPALRLARLAMTRGGVQGAVLNGAKEVSLEAFIEGRLSFLAMADITERVMDDLAHLPPAAGMDDVFSADSQARQRASQLMKLDLVG; from the coding sequence ATGACGACCGGCAAAACCGCGCCGCGGCGCCTCAGCATCTTCGGTTCGACCGGCTCGATCGGCCGCAACACCCTGAATGTCGTCGAACACCTGGGTGGACGGGACAACTTCGAAATTTCCGTGCTGACGGGCAACGGAAATGTCGAATTGCTGGCCCGGCAGGCAAAGGCATGGGGCGCGCGACTGGCGGTGACGGCGAGCGACCGGCATTACGAATCGCTGAAGAGCGCGCTTTTCGGCAGCGGCATCGCGGTCGCGTCTGGAAAATCAGGCCTTATGGAAGCCGCCGATCGCGAAGCCGACTGGGTGATGGCGGCAATCGTCGGCACGGCCGGCCTCGCGCCGACACTCGCCGCCGCACGCCGCGGCGCCGATATCGCCCTTGCCAACAAGGAATGCCTGGTCTCGGCCGGCGATCTCTTCATCAAGTCGATCCGTGAAGGCGGCGGCAGGCTGCTTCCCGTCGACAGCGAGCACAATGCGATATTCCAGGTGCTGGAAGAGAACCAGCGCCACGCCGTCGAACGCGTCATCCTGACGGCCTCGGGCGGCCCCTTCCGCACCGCGTCGCTCAAGGAGATGGCCGATGTGACGGTGGAAACCGCACGCGCCCATCCGAACTGGTCGATGGGCTTGAAGATTTCGATCGACAGCGCCTCGATGTTCAACAAGGCGCTGGAAATGATCGAAGCCCGGCATCTGTTCGGCCTGACGCCCGAACAGATCGAGGTCATCCTCCACCCGCAATCGATCGTTCATTCGATGGTCGGCTATACCGATGGCTCTGTCCTGGCCCAGCTCGGCGCGCCCGATATGCGCACCGCCATCGGTTATGCCCTGTCCTTTCCGCGCCGGCCGAACCTGCCGATCGAGCGCTTGGATTTCGCCAGGCTCGCAAGGCTCGATTTCGAGGCGCCCGATGAGGTGCGGTTCCCGGCGCTGCGGCTGGCGCGTCTTGCGATGACCCGCGGCGGTGTCCAGGGCGCTGTGCTGAACGGCGCCAAGGAAGTGTCGCTGGAGGCCTTCATCGAAGGACGCCTGTCCTTCCTCGCCATGGCCGACATCACCGAGAGGGTCATGGACGATCTGGCCCACCTGCCGCCGGCTGCCGGTATGGACGATGTTTTCAGCGCCGACAGCCAGGCCCGGCAGCGGGCTTCGCAATTGATGAAACTGGATCTCGTCGGCTGA
- a CDS encoding ABC transporter ATP-binding protein, with product MTNGMGNKSVVLQDVRKSYGNLPVVHGIDLTIDEGEFVVFVGPSGCGKSTLLRMIAGLEDVTDGEIEIKGRLVTDLDPSERGIAMVFQSYALYPHMSVRDNLAFGLKMARTEAADIETRVKAASAILKIDHLLDRRPGQLSGGQRQRVAIGRAIVRKPDVFLFDEPLSNLDAELRVSMRIEIARLHRELGNTMIYVTHDQTEAMTLADKIVVLRDGRVEQAGTPRQIYEDPANTFVAGFIGSPRMNLLNARAAEQGLVEVAGVRIETALSCTGRPAGGAVTLGLRPEHLKVAPDRSGRLVATVDFSEYLGGTQYLYCQLGDGQSLTVEHRSPVSIAAGDEVSLLFEPADCRLFDEGGQRLR from the coding sequence ATGACGAACGGTATGGGCAATAAGAGCGTCGTGCTCCAGGACGTGCGAAAAAGCTATGGCAATCTGCCGGTGGTTCACGGGATCGATCTGACGATCGATGAAGGCGAATTCGTCGTTTTCGTCGGACCGTCCGGCTGCGGAAAATCGACGCTGCTTCGCATGATCGCCGGCCTTGAGGACGTCACCGACGGCGAGATCGAGATCAAGGGACGCCTCGTCACCGATCTCGACCCATCCGAGCGCGGCATTGCGATGGTCTTTCAGTCCTACGCGCTCTACCCGCATATGAGCGTGCGGGACAATCTCGCTTTCGGCTTGAAGATGGCGCGCACTGAGGCCGCCGACATCGAGACGCGGGTCAAGGCGGCTTCTGCGATCCTGAAGATCGACCACCTTCTCGACCGGCGGCCCGGACAGCTTTCCGGCGGCCAGCGCCAGCGCGTGGCGATCGGCAGGGCGATCGTGCGCAAGCCTGATGTCTTCCTGTTCGACGAACCGCTGTCCAATCTCGATGCGGAGCTGCGCGTTTCCATGCGCATCGAGATCGCCCGCCTGCACCGCGAACTCGGCAACACGATGATTTATGTCACCCACGATCAGACCGAGGCGATGACGCTTGCCGACAAGATCGTCGTGTTGCGCGACGGCCGGGTCGAACAGGCCGGAACGCCGCGACAGATCTACGAAGATCCCGCCAATACCTTCGTGGCTGGCTTCATCGGTTCGCCGCGGATGAACCTACTGAACGCCCGCGCGGCCGAGCAGGGCCTGGTCGAGGTCGCCGGCGTCCGCATCGAAACCGCCCTGTCCTGCACGGGCCGGCCGGCCGGCGGCGCCGTGACGCTCGGTCTGCGGCCGGAGCATCTGAAGGTGGCGCCCGATCGGTCGGGTAGGCTGGTCGCCACGGTCGATTTCTCGGAGTATCTCGGGGGAACGCAATATCTCTACTGTCAACTCGGCGACGGCCAGTCGCTGACCGTCGAGCATCGTTCGCCGGTCAGCATCGCGGCCGGCGACGAAGTCAGCCTGCTGTTTGAGCCGGCTGATTGCCGGCTGTTCGACGAGGGCGGCCAGCGGCTGCGGTAA
- a CDS encoding glycoside hydrolase family 127 protein — MTKASNDRQFRPVAVPDVDLGGFWGKWQDAVCNSTAETLLDRCVEAGMLKAIDVNQPSPGVVIPIQPWGGTTQMFWDSDLGKSIETIAYSLYRRPNPKLEARADEIIDMYERMQDRDGYLNAWFQRVEPSRRWTNLRDHHELYCAGHLMEAAVAYYQATGKRKLLDIMCRYADYMIKVFGHGEGQIAGYCGHEEVELALVKLARVTGEKKYLDLSKYFIDERGTEPHFFTAEAARDGRSAADFHQKTYEYGQAHRPVREQTKVVGHAVRAMYLYSGMADIATEYKDDSLTAALETLWDDLTTKQMYITGGIGPAASNEGFTDYYDLPNDTAYAETCASVGLVFWASRMLGRGPDRRYADIMEQALYNGALPGLSTDGKTFFYDNPLESAGKHHRWKWHHCPCCPPNIARLVTSIGSYMYAVADDEIAVHLYGESTARLKLANGAEVELEQATNYPWDGAVAFTARLAKPARFALSLRIPDWAEGATLSVNRAMLDLNAHVRDGYARIDREWADGDKVALYLPLALRPQYANPKVRQDAGRVALMRGPLVYCVETTDNGKDLNAIVLPRELPAAETVVLKDLNDAVAVDLKVEREETSNWGNSLYRKAPAERRAATARFVPYHLWDNRAPGEMLVWVQADK; from the coding sequence ATGACCAAAGCAAGCAATGACCGCCAGTTCCGTCCCGTCGCCGTTCCCGATGTCGATCTCGGCGGGTTCTGGGGCAAATGGCAGGATGCCGTCTGCAATTCCACCGCCGAGACGCTGCTCGACCGCTGCGTCGAGGCCGGCATGCTCAAGGCGATCGATGTCAATCAGCCGAGCCCGGGCGTCGTCATTCCCATCCAGCCCTGGGGCGGGACCACGCAGATGTTCTGGGATTCCGATCTCGGCAAGTCGATCGAGACGATCGCCTATTCGCTTTATCGCCGGCCGAACCCGAAGCTCGAGGCACGCGCCGATGAGATCATCGACATGTATGAAAGGATGCAGGACAGGGACGGCTATCTGAACGCCTGGTTCCAGCGCGTCGAGCCATCCCGGCGCTGGACCAATCTGCGCGATCATCACGAGCTCTATTGCGCGGGCCATCTGATGGAAGCCGCGGTCGCCTATTACCAGGCGACCGGCAAGCGCAAGCTGCTCGATATCATGTGCCGCTACGCCGATTACATGATCAAGGTTTTCGGCCATGGCGAGGGGCAAATCGCCGGCTATTGCGGCCATGAGGAAGTCGAGCTGGCATTGGTCAAGCTTGCCCGCGTCACCGGCGAAAAGAAATATCTCGACCTCTCGAAATACTTCATCGACGAGCGCGGCACCGAGCCGCACTTCTTCACGGCGGAGGCCGCGCGCGATGGCCGGAGCGCTGCCGACTTCCATCAGAAGACCTATGAATATGGCCAGGCGCACCGGCCGGTCCGCGAACAGACGAAGGTCGTCGGCCATGCCGTGCGGGCCATGTACCTCTATTCCGGCATGGCTGATATTGCCACTGAATACAAGGACGACAGCCTGACGGCGGCGCTGGAAACGCTGTGGGACGATCTGACCACCAAGCAGATGTACATCACCGGGGGCATCGGCCCGGCCGCGTCCAATGAAGGCTTCACCGATTATTACGATCTGCCCAACGACACGGCCTATGCGGAAACCTGCGCCTCCGTCGGCCTGGTCTTCTGGGCGAGCCGCATGCTCGGACGTGGACCGGACCGCCGCTATGCCGACATCATGGAACAGGCGCTCTATAACGGCGCGCTGCCGGGTCTTTCCACAGACGGCAAGACTTTCTTCTATGACAATCCGCTGGAAAGTGCGGGCAAGCACCACCGTTGGAAATGGCACCATTGCCCCTGCTGCCCGCCAAACATCGCCCGTCTGGTGACGTCGATCGGATCATACATGTATGCAGTTGCCGATGATGAGATCGCCGTGCATCTCTACGGCGAAAGCACCGCCCGGCTGAAGCTTGCCAATGGCGCCGAGGTGGAGCTGGAGCAGGCCACCAATTATCCGTGGGACGGCGCAGTCGCCTTCACGGCCAGACTGGCAAAGCCGGCTCGGTTCGCGCTGTCGCTGCGCATTCCGGATTGGGCGGAGGGCGCAACCCTCAGCGTCAACAGGGCGATGCTCGACCTCAATGCCCATGTCCGCGACGGATATGCGAGGATCGACCGCGAATGGGCGGACGGTGATAAGGTGGCCCTTTACCTGCCGCTGGCGCTTCGCCCGCAATATGCCAATCCGAAAGTGCGCCAGGATGCCGGCCGCGTCGCCTTGATGCGCGGTCCGCTCGTCTATTGCGTTGAGACAACGGACAATGGCAAAGATCTCAACGCCATCGTTCTGCCCCGCGAACTCCCGGCTGCCGAAACCGTCGTGCTGAAGGACCTCAATGATGCCGTCGCCGTCGATCTCAAGGTCGAGCGTGAGGAAACATCGAATTGGGGCAATTCGCTCTACCGCAAGGCGCCGGCCGAAAGGCGGGCCGCCACCGCACGCTTCGTGCCCTATCATCTGTGGGACAACCGCGCGCCCGGAGAGATGCTCGTCTGGGTCCAGGCGGACAAGTAG
- a CDS encoding carbohydrate ABC transporter permease, which translates to MMTSKERRARKALRVKSAYHLTGIAISIFFLAPFVITLLASFRQGTEASLPPLPPWPTSGISFDAYALLDTFGAGIWRHMINSLFVSVATVALTVLVSLLAGYGFSRYRFPMKNALFVLIIATLMIPFQSILTPLFIILAKLGLNNSLVGLTLVYVTLQLPFSVFMMRNAFDAVPKEIEEAARIDGARDLRLLARVLLPLVLPGVATVAIFAFLNAWNEFLAALVLLSSNEKYTLPVLMTAVRAGRLGGINWGAVQAGVIVMTIPCLIVFLLLQRYYMRGLMAGAVK; encoded by the coding sequence ATGATGACGTCGAAAGAGCGCCGCGCCCGCAAGGCCCTTCGCGTGAAGTCGGCCTATCATCTCACCGGCATCGCCATTTCGATCTTCTTTCTGGCGCCGTTCGTCATCACACTGCTCGCCTCCTTCCGGCAGGGCACGGAAGCCAGCCTGCCACCCTTGCCGCCCTGGCCGACATCTGGCATCAGCTTCGATGCCTATGCGCTGCTCGATACGTTCGGCGCCGGCATCTGGCGGCATATGATCAACTCGCTGTTCGTGTCGGTCGCCACCGTGGCGCTGACCGTTCTCGTCAGCCTGCTGGCCGGCTACGGCTTCTCGCGTTATCGCTTCCCGATGAAAAATGCGCTCTTCGTGCTGATCATCGCCACGCTGATGATCCCGTTCCAGTCGATCCTGACGCCGCTCTTCATCATCCTGGCAAAACTCGGCCTCAACAATTCGCTCGTCGGGCTGACGCTCGTCTATGTGACGCTGCAGCTGCCCTTCTCCGTCTTCATGATGCGCAACGCCTTTGACGCCGTGCCGAAGGAAATCGAAGAAGCCGCGCGCATCGACGGCGCCCGAGACCTCAGGCTCCTGGCGCGTGTTCTGCTGCCGCTGGTGCTGCCCGGTGTCGCGACGGTGGCGATCTTTGCCTTCCTCAATGCGTGGAACGAGTTCCTTGCCGCGCTCGTGCTGCTTTCCAGCAATGAGAAATACACCCTGCCGGTGCTGATGACGGCGGTCCGCGCCGGCCGCCTCGGCGGCATCAACTGGGGAGCGGTGCAGGCCGGCGTCATCGTCATGACGATCCCCTGCCTGATCGTTTTCCTGCTCCTGCAACGCTACTATATGCGCGGGCTGATGGCCGGCGCGGTGAAATGA
- a CDS encoding carbohydrate ABC transporter permease — translation MTGSGSDTLLPRRKRRRRSNWRGLAYIAPAMALVIVFFIMPVLFTGWMSLHNWPLMGASRWIGFNNYYRMVNDTRFMTALNFTAYYTVIVTIAIFAVAFPLAIFVEKERQFVSAYRTIIFLPVVVGLATASLLWVWLANVDSGFVGPALKALGVVEKSPNLLATFDTAFLTVVVMVVWKIAGFTMIILLTGLQAIPSELTEAARIDGAGRWQRFRHLTLPLMRKTIALALIVSVTGSILAFDQFYIMTAGGPQNKMISVVYYIFNQSFVSFNLGYGAALSIALLAILVAISIVQLWLLRVGEERP, via the coding sequence ATGACCGGTTCCGGTTCCGACACCCTATTGCCTCGGCGAAAGCGACGGCGCAGATCGAACTGGCGCGGCCTTGCCTATATCGCGCCGGCCATGGCGCTGGTCATTGTCTTCTTCATCATGCCGGTTCTGTTCACCGGATGGATGAGCCTGCACAACTGGCCGCTGATGGGGGCGTCGCGCTGGATCGGCTTCAACAACTACTACCGCATGGTCAACGACACTCGCTTCATGACGGCGCTGAATTTCACCGCCTATTACACTGTCATCGTCACCATCGCGATCTTCGCCGTCGCCTTTCCGCTCGCCATCTTCGTCGAAAAGGAGCGGCAGTTCGTCAGCGCCTACCGCACCATCATCTTCCTGCCCGTCGTCGTCGGCCTTGCCACCGCCTCGCTGCTCTGGGTCTGGCTTGCCAATGTCGATAGCGGCTTCGTCGGCCCGGCTCTGAAGGCGCTCGGCGTCGTCGAAAAGAGCCCCAATCTGCTTGCGACCTTCGACACGGCGTTTCTGACAGTTGTGGTGATGGTCGTCTGGAAGATCGCCGGCTTCACCATGATCATTCTGCTGACCGGGCTGCAGGCCATTCCGTCCGAGCTGACGGAGGCGGCGCGCATCGACGGCGCCGGCCGCTGGCAGCGTTTCCGGCATCTGACGCTGCCGCTGATGCGTAAAACGATCGCGCTGGCGCTGATCGTCTCGGTCACCGGCTCGATCCTCGCCTTCGACCAGTTCTACATCATGACGGCCGGTGGACCGCAGAACAAGATGATCTCGGTCGTCTATTACATCTTCAACCAGTCCTTCGTTTCGTTCAATCTCGGTTACGGCGCAGCGCTTTCGATCGCGCTTCTCGCCATCCTGGTCGCCATCAGCATCGTGCAGCTCTGGCTGCTTCGCGTCGGGGAGGAGCGTCCATGA
- a CDS encoding ABC transporter substrate-binding protein, with the protein MIKRLLAATGIATLCLVSAASAAENVEMWVRSGIGDAFKKVVEAYNSSHENKVVMTEVPFSELVQKYATAIAGGQAPDALSMDLIYNPAFAAAGQLEDLTDWAKSLPYFNSLSPSHVRLGTYQDKVYGLPLSVETSVFAWNKDLYKKAGLDPEKAPANWDEITANAEKIRALGDDTYGFYFSGGGCGGCMIFTFTPLVWGAGADILSADSKKATLDTPQMRKAVDVYRNMVKKDLVPAGAASDNGTNFLTFTNGKIGQQSLGAFAIGTLVTQHPEINFGVTLIPGVDGKPSSFAGGDNFVITKGTKKIDEVKEFLEYIYSMEGQKIMAKYGSLPTRGDIADKVLEGLDPRMQIGLKAISVAKTPYTLQFNDLINSANGPWASFTNAAIFGDDVDGAFSSAQSEMQSIIDSGQ; encoded by the coding sequence ATGATCAAGCGTCTGTTGGCGGCGACCGGCATCGCTACCTTGTGCCTGGTGTCGGCTGCATCGGCTGCCGAGAACGTCGAAATGTGGGTCCGATCGGGGATTGGCGATGCCTTCAAGAAGGTCGTTGAAGCCTACAATTCCAGCCATGAGAACAAGGTCGTGATGACCGAAGTGCCGTTCTCCGAGCTGGTGCAGAAATATGCGACGGCAATCGCCGGCGGACAGGCGCCAGATGCCCTGTCGATGGACCTCATCTACAATCCTGCCTTTGCCGCGGCCGGCCAGCTGGAAGACCTGACGGATTGGGCGAAGTCGCTTCCCTATTTCAACTCACTTTCGCCGTCGCATGTCCGCCTCGGCACCTATCAGGACAAGGTTTACGGGCTGCCGCTTTCCGTCGAGACATCGGTCTTCGCCTGGAACAAGGATCTCTACAAGAAGGCCGGCCTCGACCCGGAAAAGGCGCCGGCGAACTGGGACGAAATCACCGCCAATGCGGAGAAGATCCGGGCTCTCGGTGACGATACCTACGGCTTCTATTTCTCCGGCGGCGGCTGCGGCGGCTGCATGATCTTCACCTTCACGCCGCTGGTCTGGGGCGCGGGCGCCGACATCCTGTCAGCCGACAGCAAGAAAGCGACGCTCGATACGCCTCAAATGCGCAAGGCCGTCGACGTCTACCGCAACATGGTCAAGAAGGATCTTGTGCCGGCGGGTGCGGCCAGCGACAACGGCACGAACTTCCTGACCTTCACCAACGGCAAGATCGGCCAACAAAGCCTTGGCGCCTTTGCCATCGGCACGCTGGTGACCCAGCATCCCGAGATCAATTTCGGCGTGACCCTCATTCCCGGCGTCGACGGCAAGCCTTCGTCCTTTGCCGGCGGCGACAACTTCGTCATCACCAAGGGAACGAAGAAGATCGACGAGGTGAAGGAGTTCCTCGAATATATCTATTCGATGGAAGGCCAGAAGATCATGGCGAAATATGGCAGCCTGCCGACACGCGGCGATATTGCCGACAAGGTGCTCGAGGGCCTCGACCCGCGCATGCAGATCGGCCTCAAGGCGATCAGTGTCGCCAAAACCCCTTATACACTGCAGTTCAACGACCTGATCAACAGCGCCAACGGTCCGTGGGCAAGCTTCACCAACGCGGCGATCTTCGGCGACGATGTCGACGGTGCGTTCTCCAGCGCCCAGTCGGAAATGCAGTCGATCATCGATAGCGGCCAGTAA
- a CDS encoding LacI family DNA-binding transcriptional regulator: MASAAGVSISTASKALNDTGRMGAETRERVKRIAGEIGYRPNALARGLLSKRSFTIGLLTNDTYGRFTLPVMAGISDALVDHGVSVFLCAIEDDPALAQTHVDAMLDKQVDGIIATGKRLDKRLPVDLSNLHVPVVYAFTEGTQNSVTFRSDDEQGAKLAVEWLAMIGRRRIAHITGPEDFFSVRERAGAYHQVAGHREPVLYGVWSESWGHEAVEQLWSRPGEKPDGLFCGNDQIARGAVDALRERGVKVPQDVSVIGFDNWEIVAAQTRPPLTTVDMELKELGRQAGLTVLALAEGRPVEPGVRKLPCRLIVRQSCGGRAPGE, encoded by the coding sequence GTGGCGTCGGCGGCCGGGGTGAGTATTTCGACGGCGTCGAAGGCGCTCAACGATACGGGCCGGATGGGGGCAGAAACGCGCGAGCGGGTGAAGCGGATCGCCGGCGAAATCGGCTACCGGCCGAATGCGCTGGCGAGAGGGCTGCTCAGCAAGCGCAGCTTCACCATCGGACTGCTGACGAACGACACGTACGGCCGTTTTACGCTGCCTGTGATGGCGGGCATTTCGGACGCCCTCGTCGACCATGGGGTTTCGGTTTTCCTCTGCGCCATCGAAGACGATCCGGCGCTCGCCCAGACCCATGTCGACGCGATGCTGGACAAGCAGGTCGACGGCATCATTGCCACCGGCAAGCGGCTGGACAAGCGCCTGCCCGTCGATCTGTCGAATTTGCATGTGCCCGTCGTTTACGCCTTCACGGAGGGGACGCAGAACAGCGTTACCTTCCGTTCGGACGACGAACAGGGCGCGAAACTGGCGGTTGAATGGCTCGCGATGATCGGGCGGCGGCGGATCGCGCATATCACCGGGCCGGAGGACTTCTTCTCGGTGCGGGAAAGGGCCGGTGCCTATCATCAGGTGGCAGGTCACCGTGAGCCGGTGCTCTACGGCGTGTGGTCGGAAAGCTGGGGCCATGAGGCGGTCGAACAGCTGTGGAGCAGGCCGGGCGAGAAGCCGGACGGGCTCTTCTGCGGCAACGACCAGATCGCTCGCGGCGCGGTCGACGCGCTGCGCGAGCGCGGTGTCAAGGTGCCGCAGGACGTCTCGGTCATCGGCTTCGACAACTGGGAGATCGTCGCGGCTCAGACGCGGCCGCCGTTGACGACGGTGGATATGGAGCTGAAAGAGCTCGGGCGGCAGGCCGGATTGACGGTGCTGGCGCTTGCGGAAGGCCGGCCCGTCGAGCCGGGTGTCAGGAAATTGCCGTGCCGGCTGATCGTCCGGCAGTCATGCGGGGGCAGAGCCCCCGGGGAGTGA